A DNA window from Desulfonispora thiosulfatigenes DSM 11270 contains the following coding sequences:
- a CDS encoding CHAP domain-containing protein, translating into MDQYKNVAVYYNGTEYTTSHGKHYSADGYYYGLKWQCVEYVKRFYYEAKKHPLPNLFGNAKDFYDPNLAHGEFNADRGLVQYKNGGNIAPMPDDILVFTHATYGHVAIITEVGSDYIEIIQQNVGNKTREKFKLTVKGNSYIIEAKNPPTVWLRKI; encoded by the coding sequence ATGGATCAGTATAAGAACGTAGCTGTTTATTATAATGGGACAGAGTATACAACATCTCATGGCAAGCATTATAGTGCAGATGGCTATTATTATGGACTTAAATGGCAATGTGTAGAGTATGTGAAGCGTTTTTATTACGAAGCTAAAAAACATCCCTTACCTAATTTATTTGGTAATGCTAAGGACTTTTATGATCCCAATTTAGCTCATGGTGAATTTAATGCTGATAGAGGATTAGTGCAATATAAAAATGGAGGAAATATTGCTCCTATGCCAGATGATATCCTCGTTTTCACGCATGCAACCTATGGTCATGTTGCTATTATTACGGAAGTTGGATCAGATTATATCGAAATTATTCAACAAAATGTCGGTAATAAAACCAGAGAAAAATTTAAGTTAACAGTAAAAGGTAATAGTTATATTATAGAAGCTAAAAATCCTCCTACCGTCTGGCTCCGCAAAATCTAA